TTAATCAGCTCGTCGAGCAAATTAAGCGAGCTGTAAGCAATCAGCATTTAAAGGCTGGCGACCCCTTACCTTCTATTCGTCAACTCGCCAATGATCTTGAGGTAAACAGTAAAACGGTAGCAAAAGCTTATCGAATACTAGAGCGAGACAATGTGATAGAAGCGAAAGGGTACCGTGGAACCTTTATCCATCGAGAAGCGATGGAAAATATAGATGTTGATATAAATGCATTAATTGATCATGCGTTAACGACAACAATCAGTAACCTAAGACAATCAGGTGCGACTGATTCGGAAATAAGAATTGCTTTTACAAAAGCAATGAATAACTGATATTACCAAGGAGAGCATCATGTTAATTGCAATAGCCTTTTATCTCATTTTTTTAGGGCAAATAGGATTAATATCAATATATTATCCACATAAATTCACTCGTAGAATTCAATACGTTACTAACAATTTTTCGCCCAATGAATACCCTAAGCTTTATCCAGAGTCGATTGATACCATTCATTTAAAGAGAAAAATTTATCTTGGCCTTAATTATATAATTGCTATTTTGGGCCTTGTATTGCTAGTAGTTACTATGCCACTAAATGCAGTGGAGAATGTAGACTACCAACGAATAGACAGCATGCCACTTATTTTTGGTATGGTGCAGTTTATTCCTGTATTGCTTTTAGAAATATCAAGCTTTAAACAGTTCAAGCTGATGAGAGCGGCAAACACCAGCACTAATAAAACGGCAGATTTAACCCCAAGACGGTTGTTTGATTATATCTCTCCGTTATTGTTGTCATTTACGGCAATTCTCATAATAAGTTGTATCCTATTTGAACTTTACATCAATGAGTATACTTTGACAGATGACGTGATCAGTAAAATTGTTGCATTGGTTTTATGTAATGGCCTATTTATATTTCTTACTTACAAAAACTTGCATGGGAAAAAGCTCGACCCCTACCAAGCAAATACAGACCGCAGTAAACAAACTCGCACTGCAATTCAATCGATGGTCTTTGTCAGCATACTTGTCAGCATCTTTTTTATGGCTACTGCAATCATTAACCGGTTCGATTTTATTGAACTTGAAGTATTTGTTAATAGCCTTTATTTTCAATTTATTTCTATCTTTGGTTTTGGCTCATTACTAAGAGCACTTCCGATAGAAGAGTTAAATTTTGATGTCTATAAAGCGGAAAAAGTAATGAATTAACCTCTAACTAGGTCCAACAGGTACAAAAAAAGCGAATACTAATATTCGCTTTTTTATTTTCATGGCTTTGAACTTAACAAATTACTTAGAATCTGCACGGCCCATAAATTTCTTTTCTTCAGTATTGACTTTGATTTTATCGCCAGTAGAAATATGCTCAGGCACTTGAACAACAACCCCTGTTGATAATGTCGCAGGTTTTGTACGTGATGTTGCCGAAGCGCCTTTTAGTGATGGGTCAGTTTCAATAACTTCTAGCTCTACACTTGACGGTAATTCCAACGCAACCGGTGTTC
This window of the Thalassotalea atypica genome carries:
- a CDS encoding GntR family transcriptional regulator, encoding MEITINVDDPIPIFNQLVEQIKRAVSNQHLKAGDPLPSIRQLANDLEVNSKTVAKAYRILERDNVIEAKGYRGTFIHREAMENIDVDINALIDHALTTTISNLRQSGATDSEIRIAFTKAMNN